The DNA region CGACGCGGTACAATACAACGTTCTTTAAAAAGGAACCCAACCAGAGGCCGGCGGCGTGCCTGCCGAGGAGCGGGCGCTGcctccccaccccgctgccctgcGCCGAGCCCGCGgcgcccgctcccgccgcacCGGCCCCACCAGAAGCCGGGTCGGCGGCCGGCGAGGCGCCGGGAGCCGGAAAAACCGGCTGTGGGCGGCTGGTCCGGCCCTGGCCGGCGGGCGCCGGGGTGGGTTGGGGCCGGCGAGGGCTCCGGGTGccgccctgcctcagtttccccacctggcagcagggacaggcCCGAGCATCAGCCCCTCGACCCACCTCCGCTGCCCCCAGAAcaccccaaaccaacccaaaatgtCGCTCCCACAGCCCCGGCGTCGCCCTCgacccgcgcccgcccgccgcggcaccaccggggtgggggggtcacccaccccggccccccccgagtgccccccggtgcccccggccccgctcttaCTTCGCAGCCCTTTTGCTGCCGTCGTTCCCCCGctccctccttcttttcctcctttttcctcctttttccgcctttttccttcttttttccttccttttcctccttttttccttcttttttcctcctttttccttctttatccttccttctttcctcctttttccttttttcctcctttttcttcttttcacttttttcctcctttctccttcttttttcctattttattcctccgttttcctcttttccttctttattcctcctttttccttctcgtttcctcctttccccctcctttttccgcCGTTTTCCCTCGTTATTCCTCCTTTTTGCTGCAGTTTgctccttttccctccttttcccgtCTTTACGTTTCCTTTTCCCCTTcgttttccctttcccccctcgctccccggcccccctctCCCCGGCCGCGGAGGCCTGCTCCCCgccgcccagccccgctccggcgCTCTGCCGGGGAGGCGGATTTACGGCGGGCCGGAGGCGGAGGAGGACGGGCAGGAGGGGTGGagagcgcaggcagctgcctgcaacgccgccccgccgccgctgccctccgGCACGCCGAGGCGAGCCGCCGGCTTCCGCGGGCGAGGCCTGGCTGCCGGTGGCACCCAAAGTCACCGGTTTTCCGGTTTCTTCCCCGTTTTGAGGCCTGGCGGCCGGTGGCACCGAAAGTCACCGATTTTCtggtttcttccctgtttttgaGGCCTGGCgctgggcaggaggaagggggcgGTGGGTGCCCCCCGCTTTCACCCGCTGACGGGCCGACGGCTCGCGGCCGTGGTGGGTCCGCTGGCCCCCGGCCACCGGTAGCTAGTCACCGGTTACCGGTGACGGGCGGGATGGGGCGACGCCATCCTGGGGTGTAATAAAGTTTGGGGGGGCACGGCACatctgggggggcctggggggccaGGCCTGgccggggggggtctggggtgtcGGGGGAggttggggtgttggggggtgctaggggggtttggggggggttggggtgtcgggggggttgggggggtttcGTGTGtcaggggggtttggggtgtccgGAGAGGTTGGGGTGTCGAGGGGGGTttaggggtgctggggggggttgggggggttggaGGTGTCAGGAaggtttgggggtgttgggggtgttgggggtgttggggggggttgggggtgttggggagggttgggggtgttgggggggttaACGGGTGTCGAGGGGGTTGGGAGTgttggggggggtttggggtgcaaagagggtttgggggtgttgTTTGGGGGTGTTGCTTGGGGGTGTTGCTTGGGGGTGTTGTTTGGGGGTGTTGCTTGAGGGTGTCGGGGGGATTGAGGTGTCGAGGGGGCTTTGGGGTGCCAGGAGAGTTTCAGGGTGTCAagagggtgtggggaggggggggatgggGTTATCAGGGAGGGTTACGGGGTGTCAGGAGAgtttgggggtgccaggggggttggggtgtcgggggggggcGTTGGGGTTGCcaccccccctcagccccgcccGCGCGGGCTGCCGGGAagggggcgggggcagcggcggggggcgtGGCCCCACGCCGCTGCCCCGCCCCCTTCCCGGCAGCCCGCGCGGGAGACCACGCCCCGAGGCCTGAGGagggccgcggggggcggggggggccgggccgtaCTGGGCCGTACCGGGTTATACTGGGCCGTACTGGGctgggcggggccgggcgggttGCGGCGCGGATCGCCGCCGTTATGGAGCGGTTCGTGGAGGGGAACCGGGCGGCTCTGCAGGTAGCGGGGTCGGGGGGCGCGGGACAGAGgccgggcgctgggggggggggcagtggggactgggtgcagggggaggtgggtgcccggggagcggggtgcaggggggagctgggTCCATGGGGACTGGGAGCCCGGGAaaggagggtgcagggggggagTGGGGTGCACGgggagcggggtgcaggggggcacagggtgcccagggactggggtgcagggggcacagggtgcccagggactggggtgcaggggggactGGGATCCATGGAGACTGGGTGCCCATGGACTGGGGTGCAGCGGGAGATGGGTGCCCAGgggagcggggtgcaggggggcacagggtgcccagggaCTTGGGGTGCAGCAGGGACTGGGTGCCCAGgggagcggggtgcaggggggcacagggtgcccaggaaagcagggtgcaggggggagctgggtgCCCAGGGGAGCAGGGTGCATGGGGACTGGGGTGCAGAGGGCTTGGGGTGCGTAGGGAATGGGTGCCCAGGGgcttggggtgcagggaggagctGGGTCCGTGGGAACTGGGTGCCCGGGGCAAGTGGGCTGCATGGGGGGAGCAGGGCGCTCAGGGGCTTGGGGTGCATGGGggactggggtgcaggggggagcagggtgCAGGGGCACTGGGTGCCCAGGAAAGCGGggtgcagggaggagcagggtgcccaggggagcagggtgcagggggaGCAGGGTGCACAGAGGACCAAGGCCCCTGAGTGGGGTGCACCCATCTCCCCTGGAGAGAGGGGCTGGTCGTGTGCTGCCCCTCGGCCCGCGACAGCCGCACCGGGGACACCCCAAGCCACTTCCACGGCcgggggctccccagcaccccccacccaagccctgcagcctcctctggtCTCGCAGCACGTGGGTGCAGGTCCCTCGACCTGCTACGGGGTTAATGCGGCAGGCGGCTCTGGGTTGTTTACTTCCTCGGCTTATACCGAATAAATGAGCGAATCTGGGTTATGGCACGAAATAATTGTCACCGAAAAAGGGCCTGGAGACGGGGCGGCTCCCTCGAGCGTGACAGGACGGGCGCCAGCAGCCGGGGACGGGGGATTTGCGGggtgacatttttttcttgctgctgcaggcaagaaaaaAGGGTGAAATGTTGTGGTTTGGGGGACAGCCAGCCCCAAAGTCACCGTCTCTGGAAAAACACCTTTGGTCTGGGGTTAAAATACGACCGTTCCCAGGGCTGCGATGgcgtccccggggtggggaggtccccgtccccgctgccaCGGTCACTCATGGCCGAGCTGGGTTTTCCCGTTCTCCCCGATGCGCCCAGTTTCGCACACGTGCCCCAAAAACGTGAGGCTTTCGTGCCAGAAATGGACCCCGGCCGGGTCTCGTCCCACGGGCGCGGGGCCGGTCGGTGCTTCGGGGATGCCAGGAGCCCGTCCGCTGCTGGCGGCAGCTGGGAGATGGGTGCCGGCGGGTGGCATCTGTGGGTGGCGAAGGGGAAGGGACCGGCCCGGGGGGCTGTGGAGGACGGGGACGCGTCGCTGCCGCGCCTGACGCCTCCCGCCCCGGCAGGATCACGTCCGGCGTCACCGGGAGGTCCACGTGGTGATGGGCAACGAGGCCTGTGACCTGGACTCCACCGTCTCGGCACTGGCCCTGGCTCATTTCCTGGCGAAGGTGAGGCTCGCCCGCTGGCTCGGGGACAAACGGTGGCTTGGGGGACGCCTCACCGGGTGTCACCCCCCTGCCGCAGACCTCCCCAGCGCCCAAAGCCGCCTTCATCCCGGTGCTGAACATCCCTCGCGCCGACTTCGCCCTCCGGACGGAGACGACGTTCCTGCTGCGGGAGCAGGgcatccccgccgccgccctcatCTTTCGGGACGAGATCGACCTGGGGGGGCTGCACCGCGCCGGGCTGCTCTCCCTGACGCTGGTCGATCACCACGTCCTGCCTGGGTGagccggggggacacggggacaacCGGGGCCACCCACCCGAAGCTTCACGTTTCCTTGCTTGATTTTGGCCCAGGGTGGGTAAAACTTTTCCCTTTCTGGGGTGTTTTTAGGGTAGGAGGAGAGGAACAAAGGGGGTTTCCAGGCTCGGCTGGGGGTGACGCATGGCAGctgcaccccagggctgtgccgggGGTCTCACCTTCCCCGTCTCGCCCGCCAGCGCCGACGCAGCCCTGGAAGAGGCCGTGGTGGAGGTCCTCGATCACCGGCCGTTGGAACGGGACCGAGCTCCCGGCTGCCAGGTGACAGCAGAGCCGGTGGGCTCCTGCGCCACGCTGGTGACGGAGCGGATCGCCCAAGGTCCCCCGGGCGTGCTGGACAGACCCACGGCCGCGCTGCTGCACGGTGAGGACAGGCGGCCCTCGCTGAGCCCCATCCGAGGGGGACGGTGACGACTGATGGCCCCCGGTTGTCCCCCCCAGGCACCATCCTCCTGGACTGCGTCAACCTGAGCCCGGCGGCCGGCAAAGTGACGCCCAGGGACGTGGCGTGCGTCTCCCTGCTCGAGGCGAGGTTCCCCGAGCTGCCGGCCCGCGACGCTGTCTTCGAAGCCCTGCAAGCGGCCAAGTTTGACGTCTCGGGTCCGTGTGCCGGGGCGGTGGCGTCTGGGGTCTGGCTGGGAGCGGGTCCGGGGACAGAGCCCTCTCCCTGGGGACAAGGACGTGTCCCCGGGGCTCACGCTCGGCCCCTTTCACCTCCCAGGGCTGACGACGGAGCAGATGCTGCGGAAGGACCTCAAAGTCCTCTCCGGCGACGAGCTGCTCCTCGCCGTCAGCGCCATTTACGTGGACCTGGAGGTGAGGCTCGGGGCGGGGAATCCGAGGCGGAGGTGGCACGGCGGGGACAGCGGGGTGACGCCAGCGTCTCTCCCCCTCCAGACCTTCCTGCGCCGGCCCGGCTTGCTGCAGGACCTGGATGCTTTCTGCCAAGCTCGGGGCTACGCGGGGCTGGTGGCCATGATGATCTCTTTTAACGAGCACAACGAGCCCTCCCGGCAGCTCGCGGTCTACAGCCGGCGCGAGACCCTCCAGAGCGCGGTGAGTGGGGGGGGCCgggcaccccaaaccctcagCGTGGGGGTCTGGGGCAGTTCTCAGCTGCGGCGCTGGGGTTTGCCCCGAAATCCCCTGattctgggggtgctggggggggtcccagccgcCGCGCTCCCTCCCTTGCAGGTGTGCCGGGCGCTGGAGGAGGCGACGGCGCCgtccctgcagctccagcccctcCCGAGCCCCTGGTCCTGCGTGGGCGCCTACGCCCAGGGCAACGCTTTGGCATCGCGGAAGAAGGTCCTGCCCATCCTgcgggcagccctgggggggccgggcgctgccggggggccggaggaggaggtggtCCCGCCGCCCACCCCGATGAACAGCCTGGTGGAGGAATGCCCGCTGGCACAGGCCGTgccccccctctgtccccaggacGTCCTGGAGCGGGTCAGCCGCATcgccgccgggcagccccccggctccccaAAATAAAAGCGGGTACCTGGCGGCTTTTGGGGGCCGTACGAGGAGGTGGGGCCCCTGGGCAGGTCTCGGCGGGGTGCCCAGGCATGGGGGGGTTGCAGCCGCCTTCGTTAGAGCTCGGCTCCCTTCGTTAGAGCTCGGCTCCCTGCGGAGATGGGTCCTCGTTGCAGTTTGCCCCCCGATGGGGTCCTGCCGCCCCGATGGCACTGCGGGGGTTTGGTCCCCCAGGGTGGGTTTTCGGGGACCCTgcgggcagcagggccggggcagcACTCGCACCCACTTAACGAAGGCGCTGGAGGGGGTTAACGAGCTCTTGCCGTTCTTCCTCCCttggggaggctgctggggccCTGGGTGGTGGGTCCGGACGCGCAGCCAGCCCGGGACTGTCACCCGCGCGCTCCGAGGATTaaatttccctctttccttccgcTTCTGGCTCTCGACTCTTCTTCCGGGACGGGTCCGGCGCTGCCCCGCTCACCGCGGGGGTGCCCGGCgcggcccctgccctccccacaggCATCCCAGGGAGCGAACCCCCTCTTTTCCTGGGGTGCAAACCCCCCTGCCAACACCCCCCGCGTTAGAGGAGCATTTCAGGGCCCCCTAGCGTGGACCAGGATGGGGGCTCGGTGTGGCTGAACCCCCAAATCCAGCCCAGCCGGGAGGAAACCGGTTATGCCGCAATGAGCCATGGACTCTGCCGGCTGTGAATGCGGCCAAACCAGTTTGGATGAGCCACCAGCGCCGTCACTGGAGCCCTTCACTGGTGGGGAGCCACAGGGCGAGAggggctgcccagagaggtgagcAGCCCTGGTGCCGGGAGTCTCCGAGGTCTCGTAGAGGGTTGAGCAGGGCTGCgatgggggtccccggggacccCATCTCCTTGCGGCCGGGCGCACCCGTTCGTACCCACTTTCGGTTTGGAAATGGGGCGGGAAAGGTGGGAAACGGGGGTGGTTGGTGTGGAGCTGCTGGGGGATGTCAGAGCCCCGGGGGAGCTGGTCCCCGAGCTGGGGCCGGCGTCTCTCCCTGCAGGTGGCAAGGATGGCCGCGGTGACGGCCACCGGGGATGACCTGGACCTGCGCCAGGAGTGGCAGGACGAGGACTTCCCCGGGTAAGGGGGCAATGGGAACCCTACCCCCAAACCCACTCCGCCCCCCGGGGTCCCGCTGACCCCCCGGCCTTGGCCCCGCCAGGCCGCTGCCGGAGGGGTGcccgggggccgggggtgccccccGGCGCATGCGGAGGCGGCTGCCGGCGCCGGAGCGGACCGAGAGCGCCGAGCGCTCACCCGACGCCAGCATCGACCTCGACCTGGACGCGCTGGAGACGCCCTCGGGCAGCGACGGCTTCGAGTGGGAGGGTGAGACCCGGCTGgggtgggggcgcgggggcccCCCAGGTTTCTCCCCCCCAGTGCCGCGCTAACCGGGTGCCCGCAGAGGGGCTGCCGCACGCCTGGGGCTTCGCCGAGGGGGCCGGCAGCCGGCGGGGGCCGGAGACGAAGGACGAGCGGCCGGAGGAGAGCGTGGATCTGAGCGCGGTGGAGCCCTACGGCCGGGTCCTCTCCCATGGGGGTAACGCGGGGATGGGCGCCCGGGGtgggacccctgggtcccctcccccaGCCCGCTGGGtccgggggggacggggggacgacAGGCGCTGGCTGTGCCACCCTCTGCTCCGGCCAGGGTACCACGGCGAGGGCTTCGGGGCCATCCTGCTCTTCGCCGCCTGCCACCTCCCGGACAGCGGCATCCCCCGGTACGGCTACGTGATGGAGAACCTGCTCAGGTGGGGACCCCGGGCGGGCCAGGATCCTTCCCAcgccccccgtgcctcagtttccccaggctGACGGGCCGCGCCGTCCCTCCAGGTACATCGTGGGCACCCTGGAGAGGACGGTGGCCGACCGCTACGTCCTGGTGTGCCTGAGTGGGGCGGCAGCCTGGGCGCAGATCCCCCCCTTCGGCTGGATGAAACGGTGCTACCGGGCTATGGATCAGCGGTGAGcgtgccggggcggggcggcagcgaGCGTGCCGGGCTGGCGCTGAGCCCTGGAGCATCCCGGTCCTTCCCAGGCTCCGGAAGAGCCTCCAGGCTGTGATCATCGTCCACCCCACCTGGTACATCAAGGCACTCGTGACGCTCTCCCGGCCCTTTCTCAGGTAGGGTTGCTCGCACCCGCGCGTGCGAGGCCTCGCACGGGGACGGTCGCCTCCTCCCCGGGCCTTCCCGTACCAGCCCCTGGTGAACCGGCCCCGTCACACGAGGGTGTAACGAGCTGGGGGGTCTCGgcgccccccacctcccccagccccaccttcAGCAGCAAGGTCCGGTTCGCCGCCAGCCTGCGGGAGCTCTCCCGGCTCGTCCCCGTGGAGCCGCGGCACGTCCCCGAGCCCGTCCGGCGGTGAGtgccctgcccggggccgggcgtTGCGGGGGCTCGTGGGGTGCCGGCCACGGATGCTCTTCTCCCCCCGCAGGCTGGAGCCGAGCTGGGACGGCAGCCGGGATGCGACGCGGTGACAGGGACACGCAGGGACAAGCGGTGGCATCAGGGGCTCTCAGCGTGCCCAAAGAGGTCCCCGAGCACCCACGGGTGAATAAAGGCATGGACGGGAGCGCGGTGCCCAGCGTGTGTGGGGCGTCTCGGCTTTTCCTGGCAAATTTGGCCGCCCCGGTAGCAGAGGAGGGAAGCGAGGAGCCCCGGGCAGCTCACGGACGCGCTCCTCGGGCCAGCACAAGGGTTTTATTTCAGGGGTGGGTTGTTCTTCCCAGGGGAGGAAAAACCGAATCAAGCATCGGCACTCGCTTACCGACGCCGAGCACACCGCGGGGCTGGAAAAGCCCGGCTCCGTCCCGGAGCATCCCAGCGTGGCGTGGAGCATGGCGCAGGGGGAAGCCTCTGCCGTCCGGCCGTGATGCCCGGCACGtgctatttaatatttaatcCCGGCGCTATTTAAACTATATACACCCGCGCCCGAATTCGGGAGCCCGAGTCCTTCCTCGGGTCGGGCCCCGTCCTGCCTCGGCCGGTGCCGGTGAAACCCCGGTGGCGATCCCGGGCGGAGGCGACCCCACCACGGTCCTGCCCCCGAGGTGGCGGAGGCTGCCTAGTTGTATttttgagcttaaaaaaaaaaaaaaatcctaaaaaaggAGGAAGGTGGCGGTTTGCCGGCGGTGGAAATGCCGGCTGGAGGCACCGCGGGCTCGTTGATGGTGTTGGCGCTGAGCCGCTGCCGGCGAGACACTGAAGCGTTGGCATTTAATCCTGGTTTTGCACCGAAATGTCGGGGTTTAATCCCGGTTTTGCTCTTCTACGCCTTTCCGGGAGGGCACCAAATCAGGCTCCACACCAGGACCGGCCTCGCCGCAATCCCCCGGGGAAACCGAGGCACCGCGGCCCGGCGCCGGGAGGGGCCCATGGGAGACGCCAGCGTGGAAAAAGGGAAAACCGGGAGGATTTGGCACATCGTGGCTGCACCCGGCAGCTCCCGGCACGCTTCGGGAGGGCGGCTGTGTCCTTTTGGCCGAAATCCCGGTCGGGCACGAGGTGGGGGCtgcccccccgctccctccccgtgTCACCAAGCCGGTGCCTCCGGGAAGGAAGGATTTGCCGGGGGGACGATGACCAAAAGCCACCGGGAGCCAGGCGAGGATCGCTCTGCATAAATTACCGCGGGGTTAAAGCGCTCGAGGTTGGCTTCTCCTCCGGTGGGGGGATCAGGCAGTTCGAGTTCGGGCTGAAAAAGCCAGGAATCTGCAAAGTCCGAGAGGCCGGGTTACGGAACCGCACACGCGGTGGCTCGTTTGGGTGTGTTAATTAGCGGTGGTGCCTCGGAGGGGGACAGCGGGTGCTCAGGGCTGCACGTCGCTCTCGCGGCCATGTACTCACACGCTACAAAACCCGGGAGCTGCTCCACTGTCGCTCCCGACCGCCCTTGGACCTCATCTCCTGGACGGCACCGGTCTGCGGGGAGGGTGCAGAGATGTGTCATCACCACTGTGAGACCCATCACCCAACTGCGCCACCCCGTCGCCCAAGCATAAGACCTGCCACCCAAACAGAAGGGCTTCACCCCACCTGAGACCCGTCACCCACCAGTGAGACTTCACCACCCAACTGTGAGACCCTCACCCAACCGTGATACCCACCACCCCAGCAGTGACACCCATCAGCCAACCTTGAGACCCACCACCCCAGCAGTGACACCCATCACCCAACCATGAGACCCACCACCCCAAGAGCGACACCCATCACCCAACCATGAGACCCACCACCCCAAGAGCGACACCCATCACCCAACCATGAGACCCAGCACCCCAACAGCAACACCCATCACTCAACCTTGAGACCCACCACCCCAACAGCAACACCCATCACCCAACCATGAGACCCACCACCCCAACAGCGACACCCATCACCCAACCATGAGACCCACCATCCCAACAGCGACACCCATCACCCAACCATGAGACCCACCACCCCAACAGCGACACCCATCACCCAACCATGAGACCCACCACCCCAACAGCAACACCCATCACCCAACCATGAGACCCACCACCCAACCATGAGACCCAGCACTCCAACAGCAACACCCATCACCCAACCATGATACTCACCACCCCAACAGCAACACCCACCACCCAACCCTGAgacccaccaccccagctgtgcgtGCGGGTAGGGTACCATGGGCAGGCCTTCTCCCGCGGCCATGTCGCCAGAGCCGATGTGCGTCAGGTGGACGAAGTTCATGGGCTCCCCGATCATGGAGCGGTCGATCcgtctccttctcttcttctgcaAGCGGATGAAGGCCGTCAGCCCCCGCTGCGCCCTCGGCCCCAGGACCCCAAACCCTCCCCGAACCGGCCAGGCTGAAGCTACTCACGGGCTGTGGCTTCTCCACGACGCAGCAGCCCAGCTTGTGCCAGAAGTCGCTCATATTCGCGGCAGCAGCGGCCAGCTTCCCTCCGTGCCGGGCTGGCTGCCGGGGGGCCGCGCCGGTGCAGAGACCCCCAGGCGGGGTCACTCCATGGGGACGGGTGGGGGGACCTGGTTGGGGTGGCACGGCGTGGAGAGGAGCAGCCGGCTGCGGGTGTGAACGGGGGGGTGATGCCTCCAGTCCTGACTCCCCAAATCAACCCCAAATCCAGTTCCCATCGACCAAACGgagccagggacccccagggaccccaggcATCACAtagagacccccagggacccctggcatcacacagagacccccaggggACCCCTGGCATcgcacagagacccccaggggaccccaggcatcacacagagacccccagggacccctggcatcacacagagacccccagggacccctggcatcgcacagagacccccaggggaccccaggcatcacacagagacccccagggacccctggcatcgcacagagacccccaggggACCCCTGGCATcgcacagagacccccagggacccctggcatcgcacagagacccccagggacccctggcatcgcacagagacccccagggacccctggcatcacacagagacccccagggacccctggcatcgcacagagacccccagggacccctggcATCGCACAGCCATCCGAAAGAGTTGTCCCCATGGCCGGGGCAAGatccgtccccgtcccctgccctgGTGCGGGACGCGGCTGAGGGATGCTGCGCAGGATGGGGGGGACGGAGGTGGCCACGGCAAATCCCAACTCCCTGAGCCAGGCGGCTATAAATATCCCGGCCTTTCCGAAAAGGAGCCGGAGGTTGAGCTCTTCCGCTCCGGCTCGAAAAGCAgatgggggaaaaacaaacagggGCTCTGCCCGGCCGGCGGGACCCTTCCCCAAACCCTCACGGCCCCAGCTGGGGTAGCCAAGGGGGGTGTGGAAAGGGGGGTTCTCCCCCAAAatgggtgctccccccccccaaggagAGACAACTCTTTCCCTGCAAAAGCCCCCGGCAGCGCGCACAAAACTCACCCACCCACGGAGGGCCGCGGCCGAGCACAGCCCTGTATCAGCCGCCAGAGAGTCCCCACGCCGGCCAGCGCGGGGGGGCCGCCAGCGGCCCTGCCGAGGCAAGGACAAGTTTTGCCGGAGCTCGGCCGCGGCGGCAGACGGGTGCCGGACCCCACTGCGTCGGCAAACAGGAAAAgtcccttcctctgcccctgcgCCGGCGACGCCGGATGGGTCCAAAGTCCGCGGCAGCCGGCCGGCGCTTCCTGCCCGCAGCGGGGAGGAGCAGGGCCCgtggctgcggctgctgggtgccggggccggcagctccccaAAATGGGGTGCTAACCCCCACCCTGGGCGCCTAGGGACGCTCTGACCCCCCCAAGGCTGCATCGCCTCGGCGCTATCCCCATTCACGGCCTTGCCAGGGCCAgcgggcaggatctggcccc from Calonectris borealis chromosome 29, bCalBor7.hap1.2, whole genome shotgun sequence includes:
- the LOC142094108 gene encoding uncharacterized protein LOC142094108, translating into MPWMRVDFIRLPFARKEGKSQTNLGGIQWSQSGLEERSESCASAGVFLQTQPGEDALRSPFAAVVPPLPPSFPPFSSFFRLFPSFFLPFPPFFLLFSSFFLLYPSFFPPFSFFPPFSSFHFFPPFSFFFPILFLRFPLFLLYSSFFLLVSSFPPPFSAVFPRYSSFLLQFAPFPSFSRLYVSFSPSFSLSPLAPRPPSPRPRRPAPRRPAPLRRSAGEADLRRAGGGGGRAGGVESAGSCLQRRPAAAALRHAEASRRLPRARPGCRWHPKSPVFRFLPRFEAWRPVAPKVTDFLVSSLFLRPGAGQEEGGGGCPPLSPADGPTARGRGGSAGPRPPVASHRLPVTGGMGRRHPGV
- the PRUNE1 gene encoding exopolyphosphatase PRUNE1 isoform X3, whose protein sequence is MERFVEGNRAALQDHVRRHREVHVVMGNEACDLDSTVSALALAHFLAKTSPAPKAAFIPVLNIPRADFALRTETTFLLREQGIPAAALIFRDEIDLGGLHRAGLLSLTLVDHHVLPGADAALEEAVVEVLDHRPLERDRAPGCQVTAEPVGSCATLVTERIAQGPPGVLDRPTAALLHGTILLDCVNLSPAAGKVTPRDVACVSLLEARFPELPARDAVFEALQAAKFDVSGLTTEQMLRKDLKVLSGDELLLAVSAIYVDLETFLRRPGLLQDLDAFCQARGYAGLVAMMISFNEHNEPSRQLAVYSRRETLQSAVCRALEEATAPSLQLQPLPSPWSCVGAYAQGNALASRKKVLPILRAALGGPGAAGGPEEEVVPPPTPMNSLVEECPLAQAVPPLCPQDVLERVSRIAAGQPPGSPK
- the PRUNE1 gene encoding exopolyphosphatase PRUNE1 isoform X2; amino-acid sequence: MERFVEGNRAALQDHVRRHREVHVVMGNEACDLDSTVSALALAHFLAKTSPAPKAAFIPVLNIPRADFALRTETTFLLREQGIPAAALIFRDEIDLGGLHRAGLLSLTLVDHHVLPGADAALEEAVVEVLDHRPLERDRAPGCQVTAEPVGSCATLVTERIAQGPPGVLDRPTAALLHGTILLDCVNLSPAAGKVTPRDVACVSLLEARFPELPARDAVFEALQAAKFDVSGLTTEQMLRKDLKVLSGDELLLAVSAIYVDLETFLRRPGLLQDLDAFCQARGYAGLVAMMISFNEHNEPSRQLAVYSRRETLQSAPPRSLPCRCAGRWRRRRRRPCSSSPSRAPGPAWAPTPRATLWHRGRRSCPSCGQPWGGRALPGGRRRRWSRRPPR
- the PRUNE1 gene encoding exopolyphosphatase PRUNE1 isoform X1 encodes the protein MGNEACDLDSTVSALALAHFLAKTSPAPKAAFIPVLNIPRADFALRTETTFLLREQGIPAAALIFRDEIDLGGLHRAGLLSLTLVDHHVLPGADAALEEAVVEVLDHRPLERDRAPGCQVTAEPVGSCATLVTERIAQGPPGVLDRPTAALLHGTILLDCVNLSPAAGKVTPRDVACVSLLEARFPELPARDAVFEALQAAKFDVSGLTTEQMLRKDLKVLSGDELLLAVSAIYVDLETFLRRPGLLQDLDAFCQARGYAGLVAMMISFNEHNEPSRQLAVYSRRETLQSAVCRALEEATAPSLQLQPLPSPWSCVGAYAQGNALASRKKVLPILRAALGGPGAAGGPEEEVVPPPTPMNSLVEECPLAQAVPPLCPQDVLERVSRIAAGQPPGSPK
- the BNIPL gene encoding bcl-2/adenovirus E1B 19 kDa-interacting protein 2-like protein isoform X2; this translates as MSEPRGSWSPSWGRRLSLQVARMAAVTATGDDLDLRQEWQDEDFPGPLPEGCPGAGGAPRRMRRRLPAPERTESAERSPDASIDLDLDALETPSGSDGFEWEEGLPHAWGFAEGAGSRRGPETKDERPEESVDLSAVEPYGRVLSHGGYHGEGFGAILLFAACHLPDSGIPRYGYVMENLLRYIVGTLERTVADRYVLVCLSGAAAWAQIPPFGWMKRCYRAMDQRLRKSLQAVIIVHPTWYIKALVTLSRPFLSPTFSSKVRFAASLRELSRLVPVEPRHVPEPVRRLEPSWDGSRDATR
- the BNIPL gene encoding bcl-2/adenovirus E1B 19 kDa-interacting protein 2-like protein isoform X3: MAAVTATGDDLDLRQEWQDEDFPGPLPEGCPGAGGAPRRMRRRLPAPERTESAERSPDASIDLDLDALETPSGSDGFEWEEGLPHAWGFAEGAGSRRGPETKDERPEESVDLSAVEPYGRVLSHGGYHGEGFGAILLFAACHLPDSGIPRYGYVMENLLRYIVGTLERTVADRYVLVCLSGAAAWAQIPPFGWMKRCYRAMDQRLRKSLQAVIIVHPTWYIKALVTLSRPFLSPTFSSKVRFAASLRELSRLVPVEPRHVPEPVRRLEPSWDGSRDATR
- the BNIPL gene encoding bcl-2/adenovirus E1B 19 kDa-interacting protein 2-like protein isoform X1, yielding MAAVTATGDDLDLRQEWQDEDFPGPLPEGCPGAGGAPRRMRRRLPAPERTESAERSPDASIDLDLDALETPSGSDGFEWEEGLPHAWGFAEGAGSRRGPETKDERPEESVDLSAVEPYGRVLSHGGNAGMGARGGTPGSPPPARWVRGGRGDDRRWLCHPLLRPGYHGEGFGAILLFAACHLPDSGIPRYGYVMENLLRYIVGTLERTVADRYVLVCLSGAAAWAQIPPFGWMKRCYRAMDQRLRKSLQAVIIVHPTWYIKALVTLSRPFLSPTFSSKVRFAASLRELSRLVPVEPRHVPEPVRRLEPSWDGSRDATR
- the CDC42SE1 gene encoding CDC42 small effector protein 1, which gives rise to MSDFWHKLGCCVVEKPQPKKRRRRIDRSMIGEPMNFVHLTHIGSGDMAAGEGLPMTGAVQEMRSKGGRERQWSSSRVL